A stretch of DNA from Anaerolineae bacterium:
CAGTGCGAGTTCTGCCGCACGGGCAATGAATCGCTGTGCGTGAATCTGGTGGGCCGGCCAGGGTTTGAGCTGAACGGCGGCTTCGCCGAATACTTCAAGGTGCCGGCGCGCAACCTGTTCCGCGTGGCGCCGCATGTGCCCTTTGAACAGGTCGCTCTGTTGGCGGACTGCATCGCCACCATCTGGCATGCGGTGTGCCGGCGCGCCGAGGTGAAAATTGGCCAGACGGTGGTAGTGGTCGGCGCCGGCGGGTTGGGCGTGCATGCCATTCAGTTGTTGAAACTGGCCGGCGCCAGGGTCGTCGCCGTAGACGTGGCGGAGGACAAGCTGGAGTTCGCCCGGCAGTGGGGCGCGGACGTCACCATCCATTCGCGCCAGGAAGATGTGGTCTCTCGGGTGAAAGAACTGACCGACGGTCTGGGCGCCCATGCGGTGCTGGAGTTCGTTGGCCTGCCGGAAACGATTGCCGCCGATCTGCGCTTCCTGCGTCGGGGCGGAGTATTGACCCTGGTGGGGTATGCGCCGGACAAGCCCTTCACGGCGGATTCGGCGGACATTGTGCTGTCGGAGAAGCGCATCGTGGGCAGTCGGGCGAACACCAAGCAGGACCTGGTGGAGGTGATCCGGCTGATGGAGGAGGGCAAGATTCGCGGCGCCATCACCAACCGCT
This window harbors:
- a CDS encoding alcohol dehydrogenase catalytic domain-containing protein; this encodes MPAKMMRAMVLEEFGKPLQLREVPVPEIGDEEALVQVHACGLCGTDLKISGGKLAGIPTPLIMGHEPAGVVVEIGSRVTNVKVGDHVALALYVTCGQCEFCRTGNESLCVNLVGRPGFELNGGFAEYFKVPARNLFRVAPHVPFEQVALLADCIATIWHAVCRRAEVKIGQTVVVVGAGGLGVHAIQLLKLAGARVVAVDVAEDKLEFARQWGADVTIHSRQEDVVSRVKELTDGLGAHAVLEFVGLPETIAADLRFLRRGGVLTLVGYAPDKPFTADSADIVLSEKRIVGSRANTKQDLVEVIRLMEEGKIRGAITNRYRLEEVNEALEALRRGEILGRVVVVP